Proteins from a genomic interval of Schaalia odontolytica:
- a CDS encoding HisA/HisF-related TIM barrel protein, with the protein MNRIELLPAIDVTGGRAVRLSSGVVDDRSWADPAQVARSFEEAGARWVHLVDLDRAFGRGNNDELLARVMNEVDVAIQLSGGIVSRGDVEAALEAGPDRVNIATQALDDLDAVRDAIDAFGPRVSVCLDVRGERLAARGTSREGGNVWEVLSALNEAGVARLVVTDVTRDGQMRGANLELLARVADATDACIVASGGVNSLADIAALRRLGIEGAIVGKALYQGAFTLSQALAAAGDEEYQ; encoded by the coding sequence ATGAACCGGATCGAGCTACTGCCCGCGATCGACGTGACGGGTGGGCGGGCCGTCCGCCTCTCCTCCGGCGTCGTCGATGATCGATCCTGGGCGGACCCGGCGCAGGTCGCCCGCTCCTTCGAGGAAGCCGGAGCGCGCTGGGTGCACCTGGTGGATCTGGATCGCGCCTTCGGACGTGGCAACAACGATGAGTTGCTCGCCCGCGTGATGAACGAGGTCGACGTGGCCATCCAGCTCTCGGGCGGAATCGTGAGCCGCGGCGACGTGGAGGCTGCCCTCGAGGCGGGACCCGATCGGGTCAACATCGCAACCCAGGCGTTGGATGACCTTGACGCCGTGCGGGATGCCATTGACGCATTCGGCCCGCGCGTCTCGGTTTGTCTCGATGTGCGCGGAGAGCGTCTCGCGGCGCGGGGCACCTCGCGTGAGGGGGGCAACGTCTGGGAGGTCCTCAGCGCGCTCAACGAGGCCGGGGTCGCCCGCCTTGTCGTCACCGACGTGACCCGAGACGGCCAGATGAGGGGAGCAAACCTGGAACTGCTGGCGCGCGTCGCGGATGCGACCGATGCGTGTATTGTCGCCTCGGGTGGTGTCAACTCCCTGGCCGACATCGCCGCGCTGCGCCGGCTCGGCATCGAGGGCGCGATCGTCGGTAAGGCCCTGTACCAGGGCGCATTCACGCTGAGCCAAGCGCTGGCCGCCGCCGGAGACGAGGAATACCAATGA
- the thiL gene encoding thiamine-phosphate kinase, with product MKLADLSEAQLVSHFRRSFPRGERTIIGIGDDCAQVAAPEGSFVVTTDVMVEDQHFHFSWSSGYEVGARVAAQNLADIDAMGGRPSALVASVVAPRDMDADVFFDVVRGMGERARLAGAGVVGGDLSAGEKLVISVTAFGYCPGPVVRRDGARAGDVVAVSGTLGFSYAGLDLLEGGFVDPAARGREELGDLDPFLRTYRAPQPPLGSGVAAAAAGAHAMMDLSDGPAADATRMAMASGVVIEFDRGAMEREALLLEVPAGVCGADPLRWVLQGGEEHGMLAAFPPGSRLPDAFRAVGWVRDCGPAESARALFDGEVLRGAWDHFSSDSVD from the coding sequence ATGAAGTTAGCTGACCTGTCCGAAGCCCAGTTGGTGTCCCACTTTCGTCGTTCCTTCCCCCGGGGCGAGCGCACGATCATCGGCATCGGAGACGATTGCGCTCAGGTCGCCGCGCCCGAGGGTTCCTTCGTCGTGACGACTGACGTCATGGTCGAGGACCAGCACTTTCACTTCTCATGGTCGTCGGGATACGAGGTCGGGGCGCGGGTTGCGGCCCAGAACCTGGCCGACATTGACGCCATGGGAGGACGCCCGTCTGCCCTCGTGGCGTCCGTGGTTGCCCCGCGTGACATGGATGCCGACGTCTTCTTCGACGTGGTGCGAGGCATGGGGGAGCGGGCCCGCCTGGCGGGAGCGGGCGTCGTCGGCGGGGACTTGAGTGCGGGAGAGAAGCTCGTCATCTCGGTGACGGCCTTCGGCTATTGCCCGGGTCCCGTGGTGCGCAGGGACGGTGCGCGAGCGGGAGATGTCGTTGCCGTCAGTGGCACGCTGGGATTTTCCTATGCGGGCCTGGATCTGCTCGAGGGAGGCTTCGTCGACCCCGCGGCCAGGGGGCGCGAGGAGCTGGGGGATCTCGATCCTTTCCTTCGGACCTATCGGGCTCCGCAGCCTCCGCTGGGCTCGGGGGTCGCCGCCGCCGCGGCAGGTGCGCATGCGATGATGGATCTGTCGGACGGACCCGCAGCCGACGCCACGCGCATGGCGATGGCCTCGGGTGTTGTCATCGAGTTTGACCGCGGCGCCATGGAACGGGAGGCGCTACTCCTGGAGGTGCCCGCGGGCGTGTGCGGGGCGGATCCTCTTCGGTGGGTGCTGCAGGGCGGCGAAGAGCACGGGATGCTGGCCGCGTTTCCTCCGGGTTCTCGGCTCCCGGATGCCTTTCGAGCGGTGGGGTGGGTCCGGGACTGCGGCCCGGCGGAAAGCGCCCGCGCCCTGTTCGATGGTGAGGTTCTGCGCGGGGCGTGGGACCATTTCTCCTCCGATTCCGTAGACTGA
- a CDS encoding RNA-binding S4 domain-containing protein translates to MTTPIIPVRGAIKLGQFIKLASLAEDGAQARDLVQAGDVRVNGEVETRRGHHLSDGDLVEVDAPWGRASAIVGSAS, encoded by the coding sequence GTGACGACACCAATCATTCCCGTACGCGGAGCGATCAAACTCGGACAGTTCATCAAGCTCGCGTCCCTAGCCGAGGACGGCGCGCAGGCGCGAGATCTGGTCCAGGCGGGGGACGTGCGCGTCAACGGTGAGGTAGAGACGCGACGAGGGCATCACCTGAGCGACGGCGACCTGGTCGAGGTGGACGCCCCGTGGGGGCGGGCAAGCGCCATCGTGGGATCGGCATCGTAG
- a CDS encoding SseB family protein, with amino-acid sequence MTNKRPAITEEQRHRLAQRLSMMSHDRSDVGQALPRTARALAVGEGSDAGRTRLEALVDALVFERVIVPIDVEPDPRVTGIHAGENGHSPIDFVRERTPAGEALAVYSSAAHLAAHRGGDRPMALDFRTIALAALVETGGRVIMNPATDAVVLPRPAVAALAQGDEWLPAWRDADLREELLADGRRTCPSIVDLSVEYAGDGLTRVTVIVDRESAQGGGRARSVREELSDALAAMGHSARLIASADRVEMVPVLS; translated from the coding sequence ATGACGAACAAGCGGCCAGCCATCACCGAGGAACAGCGACACCGGCTCGCCCAACGCCTCTCGATGATGAGCCACGACCGATCGGACGTGGGGCAGGCGCTTCCCCGCACCGCGCGAGCCCTGGCGGTGGGTGAGGGCAGCGATGCTGGACGGACGCGGCTGGAAGCCCTCGTCGACGCGCTCGTCTTCGAGCGGGTGATCGTCCCCATCGACGTCGAGCCCGACCCGCGCGTGACGGGCATCCACGCCGGAGAAAACGGGCACAGCCCCATCGACTTCGTTCGAGAGCGCACGCCCGCGGGGGAGGCGCTCGCGGTCTACTCGTCGGCCGCCCACCTCGCGGCTCACCGCGGCGGCGACCGCCCCATGGCCCTGGACTTCCGCACGATCGCACTGGCCGCACTCGTCGAGACGGGCGGACGCGTCATCATGAATCCTGCGACCGACGCCGTCGTCCTGCCTCGACCGGCCGTGGCTGCCCTCGCCCAGGGGGACGAGTGGCTGCCCGCCTGGCGCGATGCGGATCTGCGTGAGGAGCTTCTTGCCGATGGACGGCGCACATGCCCCTCGATCGTGGACCTGTCGGTCGAATACGCGGGTGATGGACTCACGCGCGTCACCGTGATCGTCGATCGAGAGAGCGCGCAGGGAGGGGGCCGGGCACGCAGCGTGAGAGAAGAACTCTCCGATGCCCTCGCCGCGATGGGGCATAGCGCCCGCCTGATTGCCTCCGCGGATAGAGTCGAGATGGTTCCCGTTCTCAGCTGA
- the infC gene encoding translation initiation factor IF-3, translating to MGPGGEQVGVVRVEDALRLAEEAGLDLVEVAPNAKPPVAKLMDYGKYKYEAAQKARDARRNQANTQLKEIRFRLKIDDHDFGVKKGHVERFLSAGDKVKVMIMFRGREQSRPEAGVRLLQRLAEEIGELATVESMPRQDGRNMTMVLAPTKRKADALTEQRKRREAERAERRGKRAERASKDQARVAADKAAEQD from the coding sequence GTGGGACCCGGAGGTGAACAGGTCGGCGTCGTCCGTGTTGAGGACGCGCTGCGCTTGGCCGAAGAGGCCGGGCTTGACCTGGTGGAGGTTGCGCCGAATGCTAAGCCGCCGGTTGCAAAGCTCATGGACTACGGCAAGTACAAGTACGAAGCCGCCCAGAAGGCCCGCGATGCTCGCCGCAACCAGGCGAACACGCAGCTGAAGGAAATCCGTTTCCGACTCAAGATCGATGATCACGACTTTGGCGTGAAGAAGGGCCACGTTGAGCGCTTCCTCTCTGCCGGCGACAAGGTCAAGGTCATGATCATGTTCCGCGGTCGCGAGCAGTCTCGTCCCGAGGCGGGCGTGCGTCTCTTGCAGCGCCTCGCCGAGGAGATTGGCGAACTCGCCACCGTCGAGTCAATGCCCCGTCAGGACGGGCGCAACATGACGATGGTGCTGGCCCCCACGAAGCGTAAGGCCGACGCCCTGACCGAGCAGCGCAAGCGTCGCGAGGCCGAGCGAGCCGAGCGTCGGGGCAAGCGCGCGGAGCGCGCCAGCAAGGACCAGGCCCGAGTGGCAGCCGACAAGGCCGCCGAACAGGACTGA
- a CDS encoding TetR/AcrR family transcriptional regulator, giving the protein MSNDAQVTMTRRPGRPKAGSEDKKARILAEALTLFSTQGYVATSLADIARASDISKAGLLHHYSSKDQLLAAVLDERDRRTIVRLPRADAGAAAALDAWVEMVSHNQRHPDGVALYTAMSAAVIDATHQAHPWFRQHLMDAIAYLTSAFEHGKQTGEVREEAPSEQIARRLVALSDGLQVQWLCSRAQGGPTINMREVMVGVVVDLKERWLLDS; this is encoded by the coding sequence ATGAGCAACGATGCGCAGGTAACGATGACCCGTAGGCCCGGCCGCCCCAAGGCGGGCAGCGAAGACAAGAAGGCTCGTATCCTCGCGGAGGCGCTCACCCTGTTCTCGACGCAGGGCTATGTCGCCACCTCTCTTGCGGATATCGCTCGTGCCTCCGATATCTCGAAAGCGGGGCTCCTGCACCATTACTCGTCGAAGGATCAGCTCCTCGCCGCCGTGCTTGATGAGCGTGATCGTCGCACCATTGTCCGACTGCCGCGCGCGGACGCGGGTGCTGCGGCCGCCTTGGACGCGTGGGTGGAGATGGTCTCCCACAACCAGCGCCACCCTGACGGAGTCGCCCTGTATACGGCCATGTCGGCTGCCGTCATCGATGCTACGCATCAGGCTCACCCGTGGTTCCGTCAACACCTGATGGATGCGATCGCCTACCTCACCAGTGCCTTCGAGCATGGCAAGCAGACGGGGGAGGTGCGCGAGGAGGCGCCCAGTGAGCAGATCGCTCGCCGCCTCGTGGCCCTCTCCGATGGCCTGCAGGTGCAGTGGCTGTGCTCGCGCGCACAGGGCGGTCCGACAATCAACATGCGCGAGGTCATGGTTGGCGTCGTGGTCGATCTGAAGGAGCGCTGGCTGCTCGACTCGTGA
- a CDS encoding TrmH family RNA methyltransferase — translation MSSFAERLPILDNPRADRVRRVSGLVGRSARIRSGLMLVEGPQAVRELVRHRPRTLRDVYVREDLWDSSPELIASARAATRWVHPVSQAVSAALSSDAQGVCAVASLDALHRELPDAEVGETLVVIAQGRDPGNVGTIIRTADAFGARAVIAVAGTVDAASPKVVRSSAGSVFHLPVCLVPSFAEARDLIHGRGAALLGTSGGSGSLDLADLLVEGISSRSRLSQSHAWAFGNEARGLSAEEMRACDGLVAIPMTGRAESLNVASAAATCLFASQTVRGRTPSRPRVGGLRD, via the coding sequence GTGAGCTCCTTCGCCGAGCGCCTGCCCATCCTCGATAATCCGCGCGCCGACCGCGTGCGCCGGGTGTCGGGTCTGGTCGGGCGCTCGGCGCGTATCCGTTCCGGCCTGATGCTCGTGGAGGGGCCTCAGGCGGTGCGCGAACTTGTTCGTCACCGCCCCCGCACCCTTCGTGACGTCTACGTCCGCGAGGACCTGTGGGACTCGTCTCCGGAACTTATCGCCTCGGCGCGAGCGGCCACCCGCTGGGTGCATCCGGTGTCGCAGGCAGTGTCCGCGGCGTTGTCCTCGGACGCTCAGGGGGTATGCGCGGTGGCTTCCCTGGATGCGCTCCACCGCGAGTTACCCGACGCCGAGGTCGGCGAAACGCTCGTCGTGATCGCTCAGGGGAGGGATCCGGGCAACGTCGGCACCATCATTCGTACGGCCGACGCGTTCGGTGCAAGGGCCGTCATCGCCGTGGCCGGCACCGTCGATGCTGCCAGCCCCAAGGTGGTTCGTTCAAGCGCGGGATCGGTGTTCCACCTGCCCGTGTGCCTCGTGCCTTCCTTCGCCGAGGCGCGCGACCTGATACACGGGCGGGGCGCGGCCCTCCTCGGCACCAGCGGAGGCAGCGGATCCCTGGATCTGGCGGACCTCCTCGTCGAGGGGATCTCCTCGCGCTCGCGTCTGTCTCAGTCTCACGCCTGGGCGTTTGGCAACGAGGCCCGGGGCCTGTCTGCCGAGGAGATGCGCGCCTGCGACGGCCTCGTCGCCATCCCGATGACGGGGCGGGCCGAGTCGCTCAACGTTGCCAGCGCCGCGGCAACCTGCTTGTTTGCCTCGCAGACGGTCCGCGGCCGCACTCCATCGCGCCCACGCGTCGGTGGTCTGCGCGACTAG
- the rplT gene encoding 50S ribosomal protein L20: MARVKRSVNAKKKRRTVLEQASGYRGQRSRMYRKAKEQVTHSFVYSYRDRKAKKGDFRRLWIQRINAASRAQGLTYNRLIQGLNLAGVEVDRRMLAELAVSDINAFNALVTVAKDALPADINAPKA, translated from the coding sequence ATGGCACGTGTTAAGCGTTCTGTCAACGCCAAGAAGAAGCGTCGCACCGTACTCGAGCAGGCCTCCGGCTACCGCGGCCAGCGCTCGCGCATGTACCGCAAGGCCAAGGAGCAGGTCACTCACTCCTTCGTCTACTCCTACCGCGACCGCAAGGCCAAGAAGGGCGACTTCCGTCGCCTGTGGATCCAGCGCATCAACGCCGCGTCGCGCGCTCAGGGCCTGACCTACAACCGCCTCATCCAGGGCCTGAACCTGGCCGGCGTCGAGGTCGACCGCCGCATGCTCGCCGAGCTGGCCGTCAGCGACATCAACGCGTTCAACGCCCTGGTGACCGTCGCCAAGGACGCGCTGCCCGCCGACATCAACGCCCCCAAGGCCTGA
- the rpmI gene encoding 50S ribosomal protein L35 — protein sequence MPKNKTHSGAKKRFRTTGSGKIMREQAGARHLLEHKSSRKTRRLATDQVLETADVKRVKRLLGK from the coding sequence ATGCCGAAGAACAAGACTCATTCCGGTGCTAAGAAGCGCTTCCGCACGACTGGCTCGGGCAAGATCATGCGCGAGCAGGCCGGAGCCCGCCACCTGCTGGAGCACAAGTCCAGCCGCAAGACCCGCCGCCTGGCGACCGACCAGGTCCTGGAGACCGCTGACGTTAAGCGCGTCAAGCGTCTGCTGGGCAAGTGA